A DNA window from Thiothrix subterranea contains the following coding sequences:
- a CDS encoding YihY/virulence factor BrkB family protein — translation MIKKLLIFTRALAIALFHDMHQGNITLRAMGLVYTTLLSLVPLLALSFSVLKGFGVHNQMEPLLLALLEPMGAKAEELTHQVLGFVDNVQVGVLGIAGLAILLYTVMSLMQKVEEAFNHVWRVKRQRSILLQFRDYLSVVLVGPVLIFSALGVWTALANSAWLHSSAVLETGLAVLVQLSPSLLIIVAFTFIYLFMPNTRVKPLAAFGGALIAGIVWQVAGWLFAAFVVSSGQQTAIYSIFASLFLFMLWLYVGWIIVLTGARLAYYFQHPDAVYLPQQPTETSVQTRELLAAAVLREVGQRFISKQAPPSLDALSHAIPVSRLLLEEALDDLVSYGILSRDDDDPPHYLLRISPETLTVADIRRCFWQGSKQQQRQATQIQQQTGFSEAQLIALDNNPHLTLQQLLAAPASTQP, via the coding sequence ATGATCAAGAAATTGCTGATTTTTACCCGCGCACTCGCCATTGCGCTGTTTCATGATATGCATCAGGGGAACATTACGCTGCGGGCGATGGGCTTGGTATACACCACCTTATTATCGTTAGTGCCGTTGCTGGCGCTGAGTTTTTCAGTGCTCAAAGGTTTCGGCGTGCATAACCAGATGGAGCCGTTGCTGTTAGCGCTGTTAGAGCCAATGGGTGCAAAGGCGGAGGAGTTGACTCATCAGGTATTGGGTTTCGTTGATAATGTGCAGGTGGGGGTGCTGGGTATCGCTGGATTAGCCATCCTGCTTTACACCGTGATGTCACTGATGCAAAAGGTGGAAGAGGCGTTTAATCACGTTTGGCGGGTGAAACGTCAGCGCTCGATATTGCTGCAATTTCGTGATTACCTGAGTGTGGTGCTGGTGGGACCGGTGTTGATCTTTTCCGCGTTGGGTGTGTGGACGGCGTTGGCGAATTCCGCGTGGTTGCATTCTTCGGCGGTGCTGGAAACGGGTTTGGCTGTATTGGTGCAACTTAGCCCTAGCTTGCTGATTATAGTGGCGTTTACCTTTATTTACTTGTTTATGCCGAATACGCGCGTCAAGCCGTTGGCGGCATTCGGTGGCGCACTGATAGCGGGCATTGTGTGGCAAGTGGCGGGGTGGTTGTTTGCAGCGTTTGTGGTGAGTTCGGGGCAGCAAACCGCGATTTATTCGATTTTTGCCAGTTTGTTTTTATTCATGTTATGGCTGTATGTGGGCTGGATTATTGTGCTGACCGGAGCACGGCTGGCGTATTATTTTCAGCACCCGGATGCGGTGTATTTGCCCCAGCAACCCACTGAAACCAGTGTGCAAACCCGCGAATTATTGGCGGCAGCGGTATTGCGGGAAGTCGGACAACGTTTCATCAGCAAGCAAGCACCGCCGTCATTGGATGCGCTGAGCCATGCGATTCCGGTATCCCGTTTGCTGTTGGAAGAAGCGTTGGACGATTTGGTCAGTTACGGCATTCTTAGTCGTGACGACGATGATCCGCCACATTATTTGCTGCGGATTAGCCCAGAGACCCTCACCGTAGCGGATATTCGCCGCTGTTTTTGGCAAGGGAGCAAGCAGCAACAACGGCAAGCTACTCAAATCCAGCAGCAGACAGGGTTTAGTGAGGCGCAATTGATCGCGCTGGATAATAATCCGCATCTGACACTGCAACAATTGTTAGCAGCACCGGCCTCAACGCAACCCTGA
- a CDS encoding deoxyguanosinetriphosphate triphosphohydrolase, protein MPTTALYAAQPEYTQGRRYPEAPPQYRTEFQRDRDRIIHSKAFRRLEYKTQVFVNHEGDLYRTRLTHSLEVAQIARSVARSMGLNEDLTEAIALAHDLGHTPFGHAGQDELNACMKDFGGFEHNLQSLRVVDVLEDSYADFPGINLTFETREGILKHCALKHAQTLGDVGQRFLNKTQPTLEAQLTNLADEIAYNNHDIEDGLRSGLISLEQLQQVPVFAQEYQAVLQQYPALQGRRLIRETLRRMIGRMVVDLIESSQAAIQASGVETLAEVRAQPLALMRYGDDMRQQKNGLKKFLRDNLYFHPTVYRMTWRARQVVRALFDAYLQDTRLLTPKYQAFAKRYEADDGDAGRARAIADFIAGMTDRYAMREYGQLFDLSGLR, encoded by the coding sequence ATGCCAACCACCGCCCTTTATGCCGCTCAACCGGAATACACCCAAGGGCGGCGTTATCCCGAAGCGCCGCCGCAATACCGTACCGAATTCCAGCGCGACCGCGACCGCATTATTCACTCCAAAGCGTTCCGACGGCTGGAATACAAAACCCAGGTATTCGTCAATCACGAAGGCGATTTATACCGCACTCGCCTAACCCATTCATTGGAAGTGGCGCAAATTGCGCGTTCAGTTGCTCGCAGCATGGGCTTGAATGAAGACCTCACCGAAGCGATTGCGCTCGCCCACGACTTAGGCCACACCCCGTTCGGACACGCCGGGCAAGACGAACTCAATGCCTGCATGAAAGATTTCGGCGGGTTTGAACACAACCTGCAATCGCTGCGGGTGGTGGATGTGCTGGAAGACAGCTACGCCGACTTTCCCGGCATCAACCTCACCTTTGAAACCCGCGAAGGCATTCTCAAACACTGCGCCCTCAAACACGCTCAAACGTTGGGCGATGTCGGGCAACGCTTTCTCAATAAAACCCAGCCCACGCTGGAAGCCCAACTCACCAATCTGGCGGATGAAATCGCCTACAACAACCACGACATTGAAGATGGCTTACGCTCCGGCTTAATCAGCTTGGAACAATTGCAGCAAGTGCCAGTATTTGCGCAAGAATATCAAGCGGTATTGCAACAATATCCCGCACTGCAAGGTCGACGCCTGATCCGCGAAACTTTGCGGCGCATGATCGGGCGCATGGTGGTGGATTTAATCGAAAGCAGCCAAGCCGCTATCCAAGCCTCCGGGGTAGAAACCTTGGCAGAAGTTCGCGCCCAACCGCTTGCCTTAATGCGCTACGGCGATGACATGCGCCAGCAAAAAAATGGGTTGAAAAAATTCCTGCGCGACAACCTGTACTTTCACCCTACGGTCTATCGCATGACTTGGCGAGCACGCCAAGTGGTACGCGCATTGTTTGACGCATACTTGCAAGACACCCGTTTGCTGACACCCAAATACCAAGCGTTTGCGAAACGTTACGAAGCAGACGATGGCGATGCCGGGCGTGCGCGAGCCATTGCCGATTTTATTGCAGGGATGACCGACCGCTACGCCATGCGCGAATACGGGCAATTGTTTGACTTGTCAGGGTTGCGTTGA